One window of the Streptomyces asoensis genome contains the following:
- a CDS encoding YybH family protein, with product MSESTQAWVAAGVRAVIGAHTQAQDAGRTDDIVALYTPDAVLELPGTDPLQGHDALRAAFKGWEPTQPQLHLVTNTVVTALGPDEATATSDVAFLQRGESGWAVQVVGHYDDTLRRVDGTWLLRRRRTTYQV from the coding sequence ATGAGCGAATCCACACAGGCGTGGGTCGCGGCGGGTGTGCGTGCCGTGATCGGGGCGCACACACAGGCCCAGGACGCCGGCCGTACCGACGACATCGTCGCGCTGTACACACCCGACGCGGTCCTGGAGCTGCCGGGGACGGATCCCCTCCAGGGGCACGACGCGCTGCGCGCGGCCTTCAAGGGATGGGAGCCCACCCAGCCGCAACTGCACCTGGTGACCAACACGGTCGTCACCGCCCTGGGACCCGACGAGGCGACGGCGACGAGCGACGTGGCCTTCCTCCAGCGCGGCGAGTCGGGCTGGGCGGTGCAGGTCGTCGGGCACTACGACGACACGCTGCGCCGCGTCGACGGCACCTGGCTGCTGCGGCGCAGGAGGACCACGTACCAGGTCTGA
- a CDS encoding nuclear transport factor 2 family protein, whose amino-acid sequence MSTTSADTEASVAAGVHSAIAAYAQALDAGRTDDLAELFVPDGVAEIAGMATFEGQDAIREGFAGFAPAEPQLHLVANTVLTSYTEDEATAVSDLAFFQRGESGWAVQLVGRYDDTLRRHDGVWKFSRRVTTFRP is encoded by the coding sequence ATGAGTACGACTTCTGCCGACACCGAGGCGTCGGTCGCCGCCGGTGTGCACTCCGCCATCGCCGCCTACGCGCAGGCGCTGGACGCCGGCCGCACCGACGACCTCGCCGAGCTCTTCGTGCCGGACGGCGTCGCCGAGATAGCCGGCATGGCCACCTTCGAGGGCCAGGACGCGATCAGGGAGGGCTTCGCGGGCTTCGCGCCGGCCGAGCCGCAACTGCACCTGGTGGCCAACACGGTGCTCACCTCGTACACCGAGGACGAGGCCACGGCGGTCAGCGACCTGGCGTTCTTCCAGCGCGGCGAGTCGGGCTGGGCGGTGCAACTGGTCGGCCGCTACGACGACACACTTCGCCGGCACGACGGCGTGTGGAAGTTCAGCCGGCGGGTCACCACCTTCCGCCCCTAG
- a CDS encoding flavin-containing monooxygenase, which yields MSETTKTGPADQGIVDVLVIGAGVTGIGQLYRARESGFSTKLLEAGSGVGGTWFWNRYPEARFDSESYTYGYLFSKELWEEWEWSEHFAGQPEIERYFNHVVDRFDLRRHMVFGAKVTEAVWDEATGTWAVRTEDGTEHRARHVVAATGILSVPFVPGIPGREDFRGEQHHTGRWPATPVDFAGKRVAQIGTGSSGVQIVPAIADEVARLTVYQKVADWLTPLNNRPITSEEQAGLKGDYESIRDTLNASPSGFLHQITMRSGLEDSPEQRQEFYETRWNGPGFTKLSEHYYDMTTNATVNEEWCEFIAAKIRSIVKDPETAEKLIPKGHGYGGRRPPFGTGYYEAYNKPAVELVDINETPIVRITETGIETSEGHQEFDIIIWATGYDFGTGALNRLGVRGRGGLPLEEYWADGPSTYLGVTTAGFPNFWFPGGPHGALGNNPRYSGDQVDYVMDLLVHAREHGHDVVEVTADAEQEWTDLVNDSSGQSSFLKSSYFYGANIPGKPVKQLLNPTGRWKLQELIRESVENDFPAFAFTKAQAPDPAV from the coding sequence ATGAGCGAAACCACGAAGACGGGCCCGGCGGACCAGGGCATCGTGGACGTACTGGTCATCGGCGCCGGCGTCACCGGCATCGGCCAGCTGTACCGGGCCCGGGAGTCCGGCTTCTCGACGAAGCTGCTCGAGGCGGGCAGCGGCGTGGGCGGCACCTGGTTCTGGAACCGCTACCCCGAGGCGCGCTTCGACTCCGAGAGCTACACCTACGGCTACCTGTTCTCCAAGGAGCTGTGGGAGGAGTGGGAGTGGTCGGAGCACTTCGCCGGCCAGCCGGAGATCGAGCGCTACTTCAACCACGTGGTCGACCGGTTCGACCTGCGCCGCCACATGGTGTTCGGCGCGAAGGTGACCGAGGCGGTCTGGGACGAGGCGACCGGCACCTGGGCCGTGCGCACCGAGGACGGCACCGAACACCGGGCGCGGCACGTCGTGGCGGCGACCGGCATCCTCTCCGTGCCCTTCGTCCCCGGCATCCCGGGCCGCGAGGACTTCCGCGGCGAGCAGCACCACACCGGCCGCTGGCCCGCGACCCCCGTGGACTTCGCCGGCAAACGGGTGGCCCAGATCGGCACCGGCTCCAGCGGCGTCCAGATCGTGCCCGCGATCGCCGACGAGGTCGCGCGGCTGACGGTGTACCAGAAGGTGGCCGACTGGCTGACCCCGCTCAACAACCGGCCGATCACGTCCGAGGAACAGGCCGGGCTCAAGGGCGACTACGAGTCCATCCGGGACACCCTCAACGCCTCGCCGAGCGGCTTCCTGCACCAGATCACCATGCGTTCGGGCCTGGAGGACTCCCCGGAGCAGCGCCAGGAGTTCTACGAGACGCGGTGGAACGGCCCCGGCTTCACGAAGCTCTCCGAGCACTACTACGACATGACCACGAACGCCACGGTCAACGAGGAGTGGTGCGAGTTCATCGCCGCCAAGATCCGCTCCATCGTCAAGGACCCGGAGACGGCCGAGAAGCTGATCCCCAAGGGGCACGGCTACGGCGGCCGGCGGCCCCCGTTCGGCACCGGCTACTACGAGGCGTACAACAAGCCGGCCGTCGAGCTCGTCGACATCAACGAGACGCCGATCGTCCGCATCACCGAGACCGGGATCGAGACCTCCGAGGGCCACCAGGAGTTCGACATCATCATCTGGGCGACCGGCTACGACTTCGGCACCGGCGCCCTCAACCGCCTCGGCGTGCGCGGCCGCGGAGGCCTCCCCCTGGAGGAGTACTGGGCGGACGGTCCGTCGACCTACCTCGGGGTCACGACCGCCGGCTTCCCCAACTTCTGGTTCCCCGGCGGACCGCACGGCGCCCTCGGCAACAACCCGCGCTACTCCGGCGACCAGGTGGACTACGTCATGGACCTGCTCGTCCACGCGCGCGAGCACGGTCACGACGTCGTCGAGGTCACGGCCGACGCCGAGCAGGAGTGGACGGACCTCGTCAACGACAGCTCGGGACAGTCGTCCTTCCTCAAGAGCAGCTACTTCTACGGCGCCAACATCCCCGGCAAGCCGGTCAAGCAGCTGCTGAACCCGACCGGGCGCTGGAAGCTCCAGGAGCTGATCCGCGAGTCGGTGGAGAACGACTTCCCGGCCTTCGCCTTCACCAAGGCCCAGGCCCCGGACCCGGCGGTCTGA
- a CDS encoding carboxymuconolactone decarboxylase family protein: MSDNSVEETTDLRAAGWKAMRAALPGVFPEDDVDLRDGRFGEELVDIGLTSVWGALWGREGLAPRDRSLVTLGILIALGAETELKTHVRIALTNGLTQDEIAEVVYHSSGYTGFPRAVAARTAAREALEG; the protein is encoded by the coding sequence ATGAGTGACAACAGCGTCGAGGAAACCACCGATCTGCGGGCCGCGGGCTGGAAGGCCATGCGGGCCGCCCTGCCGGGCGTCTTCCCCGAGGACGACGTCGACCTGCGGGACGGCCGCTTCGGGGAGGAACTCGTCGACATCGGTCTCACCAGCGTCTGGGGAGCGCTGTGGGGGCGCGAGGGGCTCGCCCCGCGCGACCGCAGCCTGGTCACGCTCGGGATCCTCATCGCCCTCGGCGCCGAGACCGAGCTGAAGACCCACGTCCGGATCGCGCTGACGAACGGCCTGACCCAGGACGAGATCGCCGAGGTCGTCTACCACTCCAGCGGCTACACCGGGTTCCCGCGGGCGGTCGCCGCCCGCACCGCAGCCCGCGAGGCGCTGGAGGGCTGA
- a CDS encoding SDR family NAD(P)-dependent oxidoreductase, protein MSLQGKVAVVTGGARGIGRGIATVLAAKGAAVAVWDLNTEGAEKTVAEIQAAGGTALAVGGDAADAAAVARSAARTRDELGPVTILVNNAGTTAYEPFTQISEASWDRLIGINLKGPFLVTQELVPDMLEAGWGRIVNISSSSAQTGAPAMAHYAASKGGVIGLTRALAVEYIDKGITVNHVPPGFIDTPLVRQGPVDVDAVAATMPMKRAGTPEDVAHAVAYLASPEAGYVTGQTFSVNGGRYLT, encoded by the coding sequence ATGTCACTTCAGGGAAAGGTCGCGGTCGTCACCGGCGGCGCGCGGGGAATCGGACGCGGGATCGCGACCGTGCTCGCGGCCAAGGGCGCCGCCGTGGCGGTCTGGGACCTCAACACCGAGGGCGCCGAGAAGACCGTCGCGGAGATCCAGGCGGCCGGCGGCACGGCCCTCGCGGTGGGCGGTGACGCCGCCGACGCCGCGGCCGTGGCCCGCTCCGCGGCGCGCACCCGCGACGAGCTGGGGCCGGTCACGATCCTCGTCAACAACGCGGGGACGACCGCCTACGAGCCCTTCACCCAGATCAGCGAGGCGTCCTGGGACCGTCTGATCGGGATCAACCTCAAGGGACCGTTCCTGGTCACCCAGGAGCTGGTGCCCGACATGCTCGAGGCGGGCTGGGGCCGGATCGTCAACATCTCCTCGTCCTCCGCCCAGACCGGCGCGCCCGCCATGGCGCACTACGCGGCCTCCAAGGGCGGCGTCATCGGCCTCACCAGGGCGCTGGCGGTCGAGTACATCGACAAGGGAATCACCGTCAACCACGTCCCGCCGGGGTTCATCGACACCCCGCTGGTGCGCCAGGGCCCCGTCGACGTGGACGCGGTCGCGGCCACCATGCCGATGAAGCGGGCCGGTACGCCCGAGGACGTCGCACACGCGGTGGCCTACCTCGCCTCGCCGGAGGCGGGCTATGTGACCGGCCAGACCTTCAGCGTCAACGGCGGGCGCTACCTCACCTGA
- a CDS encoding NAD(P)/FAD-dependent oxidoreductase, translated as MSIDDDAGAPARVLVVGASASGLTTVETLRRKGYEGRITVLGDEPHAPYDRPPLSKQVLSGAWEPERAALRTQEVLSALDAEFVLGDQAVALDRASRGVRTESGRELRADAIVIATGVRARRLPGSEDLAGVHVLRTLDDALALRAGLSAGTRLVVVGEGVLGSEIAATARTLGLDVTLTGPLSAPMALQVGPLVSGVLADLHTERGVELRLGNGVVGLTAGGGRVTGVRLATGEVLPADAVVVAIGATPATEWLADSGLEIDNGVVCDSHCRAEEGIYAVGDVARWYHEGLGRLVRLENRTNATEQAMAVAGEILGADRPYAPVPYFWTDQYDAKLQVHGFLPPDAEVDVVEGDLTARRFVARYRSKGRVTGVLGWNMPKQARMRRQEIVDGLDAPAPTH; from the coding sequence ATGAGCATCGACGACGACGCCGGGGCCCCGGCCCGCGTCCTGGTAGTGGGCGCCTCCGCGTCCGGACTGACCACCGTGGAGACCCTGCGCCGCAAGGGCTACGAGGGCCGCATCACCGTGCTCGGCGACGAGCCGCACGCCCCGTACGACCGGCCGCCGCTGTCCAAGCAGGTGCTCTCCGGCGCATGGGAGCCGGAGCGGGCCGCACTGCGCACCCAGGAGGTGCTGTCGGCGCTCGACGCCGAGTTCGTCCTGGGCGACCAGGCGGTCGCACTGGACCGGGCTTCGCGCGGTGTCCGTACGGAGTCCGGGCGGGAGTTGCGGGCCGACGCGATCGTCATCGCCACGGGGGTCCGGGCCCGGCGCCTGCCCGGATCGGAAGACCTCGCCGGCGTCCACGTACTGCGCACCCTCGACGACGCGCTGGCCCTGCGCGCCGGTCTGTCGGCCGGCACCCGGCTCGTGGTCGTCGGCGAGGGAGTGCTCGGCTCCGAGATCGCGGCCACCGCACGGACCCTGGGCCTGGACGTCACGCTCACCGGCCCGCTGTCGGCGCCGATGGCGCTCCAGGTGGGGCCGCTGGTGTCGGGCGTACTGGCCGACCTGCACACCGAGCGCGGCGTCGAGCTCCGGCTGGGCAACGGCGTCGTCGGACTCACCGCCGGGGGCGGCCGGGTCACCGGCGTCCGGCTCGCCACCGGCGAGGTGCTCCCGGCCGACGCGGTGGTCGTGGCGATCGGCGCGACCCCGGCGACCGAGTGGCTCGCCGACAGCGGGCTGGAGATCGACAACGGGGTGGTGTGCGACTCCCACTGCCGGGCGGAGGAGGGGATCTACGCCGTCGGCGACGTGGCCCGCTGGTACCACGAGGGCCTCGGCCGGCTCGTCCGCCTGGAGAACCGGACCAACGCCACGGAACAGGCCATGGCGGTCGCCGGGGAGATCCTCGGCGCGGACCGGCCGTACGCACCGGTGCCGTACTTCTGGACCGACCAGTACGACGCCAAGCTCCAGGTGCACGGATTCCTGCCCCCCGACGCCGAAGTGGACGTCGTCGAGGGGGATCTGACGGCCCGTCGCTTCGTCGCCCGGTACCGCAGCAAGGGCCGGGTCACCGGGGTGCTCGGCTGGAACATGCCCAAGCAGGCCCGCATGCGCCGTCAGGAGATCGTCGACGGTCTCGACGCTCCCGCCCCGACCCACTGA
- a CDS encoding ferredoxin produces MKVVVDEEKCVAAGQCVAAAMDVFDQREDDGIVVLLDENPPAELAEDVRNAAAVCPALAIRLEE; encoded by the coding sequence ATGAAGGTTGTCGTCGACGAGGAGAAGTGCGTCGCCGCCGGACAGTGCGTGGCCGCCGCCATGGACGTGTTCGACCAGCGCGAGGACGACGGCATCGTCGTCCTGCTGGACGAGAACCCGCCGGCCGAACTGGCCGAGGACGTCCGCAACGCCGCCGCGGTGTGCCCGGCGCTCGCGATCCGCCTCGAGGAGTAG
- a CDS encoding cytochrome P450 translates to MAEADTRDLPDESLYFYQDERDAKCPFAPPPGLRALNDRGPVTRGRIWDGSTPWLVTGHAAQRAILSDPRVSSDDKRPGFPYPNRAMAETAHHHPLTIFNADGADHTRIRRMMTRPFTRPRMEALRPDIQRFTDELIDKMLAGPKPVNLVTALSLPLPSLMICALLGVPYEDHDFFQEHASFATRSDKTAEDDRRASEALGGYLAALLQKKMEEPADDVLSDFAARIKEGDLTLPEATLLSMILLIAGHETSATMITLGTALLLENPDEIARLRGIEDTRDAANAVDEILRYLTVAMFGQRRIATEDFEFEGAQIKAGDGIVVPLPAGNWDPEAFPEPEKLDLTRKANHHHAFGWGIHQCLGQQLARIELQVVYGTLYRRIPTLRLAVDRDELEFRRADALAFGIKELPVTW, encoded by the coding sequence ATGGCCGAGGCAGACACCCGGGACCTCCCCGACGAGTCCCTCTACTTCTACCAGGACGAGCGGGACGCCAAGTGCCCCTTCGCCCCGCCGCCCGGGCTGCGCGCCCTGAACGACAGGGGTCCGGTCACCCGGGGCCGGATCTGGGACGGCAGCACCCCCTGGCTCGTCACGGGCCACGCCGCGCAGCGCGCCATCCTGTCCGACCCCCGGGTCAGCTCGGACGACAAGCGGCCGGGATTCCCGTATCCCAACCGGGCCATGGCGGAGACCGCCCATCATCACCCGCTCACGATCTTCAACGCGGACGGCGCCGACCACACGCGGATCCGCCGCATGATGACCCGCCCGTTCACCCGCCCCCGGATGGAGGCGCTGCGGCCGGACATCCAGAGGTTCACCGACGAGCTCATCGACAAGATGCTGGCGGGCCCGAAGCCGGTGAACCTGGTGACGGCGCTGTCGCTGCCGCTGCCCTCGCTGATGATCTGCGCGCTGCTCGGGGTGCCGTACGAGGACCACGACTTCTTCCAGGAGCACGCCTCCTTCGCCACCCGGAGCGACAAGACGGCCGAGGACGACCGCCGGGCGAGCGAGGCGCTGGGCGGCTACCTGGCCGCACTGCTCCAGAAGAAGATGGAGGAGCCCGCGGACGACGTGCTCTCCGACTTCGCCGCGCGGATCAAGGAGGGCGACCTCACCCTTCCCGAGGCCACCCTGCTCTCGATGATCCTGCTGATCGCCGGTCACGAGACCAGCGCGACCATGATCACGCTGGGCACCGCCCTGCTGCTGGAGAACCCCGACGAGATCGCGCGGCTGCGCGGGATCGAGGACACCCGGGACGCCGCGAACGCGGTGGACGAGATCCTGCGCTACCTGACCGTCGCGATGTTCGGGCAGCGGCGCATCGCCACCGAGGACTTCGAGTTCGAGGGCGCGCAGATCAAGGCCGGCGACGGCATCGTCGTCCCGCTGCCCGCCGGCAACTGGGACCCGGAGGCGTTCCCCGAGCCCGAGAAGCTCGACCTCACCCGCAAGGCGAACCACCACCACGCCTTCGGCTGGGGCATCCACCAGTGCCTGGGCCAGCAGCTCGCCCGGATCGAACTCCAGGTCGTCTACGGGACGCTCTACCGGCGCATCCCGACCCTCCGTCTCGCGGTCGACCGCGACGAACTCGAGTTCCGCCGGGCCGACGCGCTCGCCTTCGGCATCAAGGAGCTGCCGGTGACCTGGTAG
- a CDS encoding SDR family NAD(P)-dependent oxidoreductase, with product MSEFSFEGRVAVVTGAGRGIGRAHARLLAERGAKVVVNDLGGTMEGDGSDTGPAQKVVEEIVAAGGEAVADTNDISTQAGGQAVIDSAIEHFGRIDVLVNNAGIIRWAGLPEVDAENLERHLAVHLVGSFNTLRAAWPHFVEQQYGRVVLTTSSGLFGLDNNLSYAAAKAGTVGLARSAKLSGEPHGIKVNLIAPAAMTRMGGGPEEEPAETAPGMPYMPSDAVAPMVAYLAHESCPVNGEIYTAGAGRFARLFIASTEGYVHEGGSVTVEDVAGNWDAINDEKGYYVPSDLMAWSGAFLKHQFTPIADSANANA from the coding sequence ATGAGCGAGTTCAGCTTCGAAGGACGCGTCGCGGTCGTCACCGGCGCCGGCCGGGGGATCGGCCGGGCCCACGCCCGCCTGCTGGCGGAGCGCGGGGCGAAGGTCGTCGTCAACGACCTGGGCGGAACCATGGAGGGCGACGGCTCGGACACCGGCCCGGCGCAGAAGGTCGTCGAGGAGATCGTCGCGGCCGGCGGCGAGGCCGTCGCCGACACCAACGACATCTCCACGCAGGCGGGCGGACAGGCCGTCATCGACTCCGCGATCGAGCACTTCGGCCGCATCGACGTTCTCGTCAACAACGCGGGGATCATCCGGTGGGCCGGCCTCCCGGAGGTCGACGCGGAGAACCTGGAGCGTCACCTCGCCGTCCACCTCGTCGGCTCGTTCAACACCCTGCGCGCCGCCTGGCCGCACTTCGTCGAGCAGCAGTACGGCCGCGTCGTGCTGACCACGTCCAGCGGCCTGTTCGGGCTCGACAACAACCTGTCGTACGCGGCGGCGAAGGCGGGCACGGTCGGGCTGGCCCGCAGCGCGAAACTGTCCGGCGAGCCCCACGGGATCAAGGTCAACCTGATCGCGCCCGCGGCGATGACCCGGATGGGCGGCGGCCCCGAGGAGGAGCCCGCCGAGACGGCCCCCGGCATGCCGTACATGCCGTCGGACGCGGTGGCGCCGATGGTGGCGTATCTCGCGCACGAGAGCTGCCCGGTCAACGGGGAGATCTACACCGCCGGCGCCGGCCGCTTCGCGCGCCTGTTCATCGCCTCGACCGAGGGCTATGTCCACGAGGGCGGTTCCGTCACCGTCGAGGACGTGGCGGGGAACTGGGACGCCATCAACGACGAGAAGGGCTACTACGTGCCGTCGGACCTGATGGCGTGGTCGGGCGCGTTCCTGAAGCACCAGTTCACACCGATCGCAGATTCGGCGAACGCGAACGCGTAG
- a CDS encoding MFS transporter → MSQTPTVAPPAQERSTSTPRNVLMVIALVWTVQLVALMAALSGIAQAEVAIHFRTTEIAWFTLMTLLTGTFFLPFAVKAAALFGKKRVLLAATGLGFVGDLIAAVATDYRTLLIGRGIAGVYAATAPLAYAITRDVFPRRWVGLASGILAGGVGLVAFGGPFLSGWLLDDYGFRGVLWFMAISTAVSFVLVAAFVPESPIRAAGGRMDWIGGLLLGGGITAIVYAVGQGSHWGWDSGKFAAYIAGALIALVAFVLVERRVAEPLFPPAMTRRRPVWTVLLATSIAAGSLSAVGVVIQMLILMPRIPTVSEGLGWSGTHNAIVTSPISAMIIVAAVGTGWLARRVDARILLGTGSALTVLGYGIGTQLHHNAAQIVEMGLIAGFGTGMVMAIVPIMIIEVVTPEEQALANGAQTLGQGVAQIIVSQLAFVVMAQHGAILKGTQFYLDAGFTNGLWLVVGCCALGALLVLLIPRSKRLDEAEVGQAA, encoded by the coding sequence ATGTCGCAGACACCAACCGTCGCTCCGCCGGCCCAGGAGAGATCCACCTCCACCCCGCGCAACGTCCTCATGGTCATCGCGCTCGTGTGGACCGTCCAACTGGTCGCGCTCATGGCCGCGTTGTCCGGCATCGCGCAGGCCGAAGTCGCGATCCACTTCAGGACCACCGAGATCGCCTGGTTCACCCTGATGACCCTGCTGACCGGGACCTTCTTCCTGCCCTTCGCGGTCAAGGCCGCGGCCCTCTTCGGCAAGAAGCGCGTCCTGCTCGCCGCCACCGGACTCGGCTTCGTGGGCGACCTGATCGCCGCCGTCGCCACCGACTACCGCACGCTGCTGATCGGACGCGGCATCGCGGGCGTCTACGCGGCCACCGCCCCGCTCGCCTACGCGATCACCCGCGACGTGTTCCCCCGCCGCTGGGTCGGGCTCGCCAGCGGGATCCTCGCCGGCGGCGTCGGCCTCGTCGCCTTCGGCGGGCCGTTCCTGTCCGGCTGGCTCCTGGACGACTACGGCTTCCGCGGCGTGCTGTGGTTCATGGCCATCAGCACCGCGGTGAGTTTCGTCCTGGTGGCCGCCTTCGTGCCCGAGAGCCCGATTCGCGCGGCGGGCGGCCGGATGGACTGGATCGGCGGACTCCTGCTCGGCGGCGGCATCACCGCGATCGTCTATGCCGTCGGCCAGGGATCGCACTGGGGTTGGGACAGCGGCAAGTTCGCCGCCTACATCGCCGGGGCGCTGATCGCGCTGGTCGCCTTCGTACTCGTCGAACGCCGGGTCGCCGAACCGCTGTTCCCGCCGGCCATGACACGGCGGCGTCCGGTGTGGACCGTCCTGCTGGCCACGTCCATCGCGGCCGGCTCACTCAGCGCCGTCGGCGTGGTGATCCAGATGCTGATCCTGATGCCGCGCATCCCCACGGTCTCCGAGGGCCTGGGCTGGTCCGGCACCCACAACGCCATCGTCACCAGCCCGATCAGCGCAATGATCATTGTGGCGGCCGTCGGCACCGGTTGGCTCGCCCGCCGGGTGGACGCACGCATCCTGCTGGGCACCGGATCCGCGCTCACGGTCCTCGGCTACGGCATCGGCACCCAACTGCACCACAACGCCGCCCAGATCGTGGAAATGGGCCTGATCGCCGGGTTCGGCACGGGCATGGTCATGGCCATCGTGCCCATCATGATCATCGAGGTGGTCACGCCCGAGGAGCAGGCGCTGGCCAACGGCGCGCAGACCCTCGGCCAGGGCGTCGCTCAGATCATCGTCTCGCAGCTGGCCTTCGTCGTGATGGCCCAGCACGGCGCGATACTCAAGGGCACCCAGTTCTACCTCGACGCCGGGTTCACGAACGGCCTCTGGCTGGTGGTCGGTTGCTGTGCCCTGGGCGCGCTGCTCGTCCTTCTCATCCCCCGGAGCAAGCGCCTCGACGAGGCCGAGGTCGGTCAGGCGGCCTGA
- a CDS encoding endo alpha-1,4 polygalactosaminidase, translating to MRYTVRAILAVSVLALAGCSGTGGADDGDHAPRHASWWQPRPGLAWQWQLDSEVDPSVDVPVYDIDGFENSAADVARLHRDGRKVICYVNVGAWENFRPDRKAFPSSVLGEENGWEGERWLDIRQIDVLRPIMERRFDMCRDKGFDAVEPDLVEGYGNDTGFPLTARDQLRYNRVIADIAHERGLAVGLKNDLPQIPQLLSDFDFAVNEECAEFDECALLSPFIAAGKAVFHVEYAEPTSSFCAETRRLKLSSMQKKLELGVWRRPC from the coding sequence ATGAGGTACACGGTACGAGCGATCCTGGCGGTGTCCGTGCTGGCGCTCGCGGGCTGTTCCGGAACGGGCGGCGCCGACGACGGGGACCACGCCCCGAGGCACGCTTCCTGGTGGCAGCCCCGCCCGGGACTGGCCTGGCAGTGGCAGCTCGACAGCGAGGTCGACCCGTCGGTGGACGTGCCCGTCTACGACATCGACGGCTTCGAGAACTCCGCCGCGGACGTGGCCCGGCTGCACCGCGACGGCCGCAAGGTCATCTGCTACGTCAACGTGGGCGCCTGGGAGAACTTCCGGCCCGACCGGAAAGCCTTCCCGAGCTCGGTGCTCGGCGAGGAGAACGGGTGGGAGGGCGAGCGCTGGCTGGACATCCGGCAGATCGACGTACTGCGGCCGATCATGGAACGGCGCTTCGACATGTGCCGTGACAAGGGCTTCGACGCGGTGGAGCCCGACCTGGTGGAGGGCTACGGCAACGACACCGGTTTCCCGCTCACCGCGCGCGACCAGCTCCGCTACAACCGCGTGATCGCGGACATCGCACACGAACGGGGCCTTGCGGTGGGTCTCAAGAACGACCTGCCGCAGATCCCCCAGCTCCTGTCCGACTTCGACTTCGCGGTCAACGAGGAGTGCGCCGAGTTCGACGAGTGCGCCCTGCTCTCGCCGTTCATCGCGGCGGGCAAGGCGGTCTTCCATGTGGAGTACGCCGAGCCGACGAGCAGCTTCTGCGCCGAGACCCGTCGGCTGAAGCTGTCGTCGATGCAGAAGAAGCTGGAGCTGGGGGTGTGGCGCAGGCCCTGCTGA
- a CDS encoding spherulation-specific family 4 protein, with translation MSLLIPLYVHPAEDPGAWHRLITSAARTYGVVLNPANGPGEGPDPAFSAAADALRAAGARLLGYVDTDYGVRDRAAIADDLRRHQEWYAADGCFLDRVTATPDGLPACRRLVRGLRRLGARTVVLNPGVHPAPGYVRLADLTVTFEGHWSTYVSAFSRPAWAARQPPERLCHLVYGVPEALVPLAVRTAGERGAAVCGPVTGELPNPWAALTPALTGAES, from the coding sequence GTGAGCCTGCTGATTCCCCTGTACGTCCATCCGGCCGAGGACCCGGGCGCCTGGCACCGGCTGATCACGTCCGCCGCGCGCACGTACGGGGTGGTCCTCAACCCCGCGAACGGTCCGGGCGAGGGCCCCGACCCCGCGTTCAGCGCGGCGGCCGACGCGTTGCGGGCGGCCGGCGCTCGGCTGCTCGGCTACGTCGACACCGACTACGGGGTCCGCGACCGCGCCGCGATCGCCGACGACCTCCGCCGGCACCAGGAGTGGTACGCGGCCGACGGCTGCTTCCTCGACCGGGTGACGGCGACCCCGGACGGGCTTCCCGCCTGCCGCCGCCTGGTCCGCGGCCTGCGCCGGCTGGGCGCCCGCACCGTCGTGCTGAACCCCGGCGTGCATCCGGCGCCCGGCTACGTCCGCCTCGCCGATCTGACGGTCACCTTCGAGGGCCACTGGTCGACGTATGTGTCCGCGTTCAGCAGACCCGCGTGGGCGGCACGGCAGCCGCCCGAGCGGCTGTGCCATCTCGTCTACGGGGTGCCCGAGGCGCTCGTACCGCTCGCCGTACGCACCGCGGGAGAGCGGGGCGCGGCGGTCTGCGGTCCGGTGACGGGCGAACTGCCCAATCCCTGGGCCGCGTTGACCCCTGCCCTGACCGGAGCGGAGTCATGA